Proteins co-encoded in one Setaria viridis chromosome 9, Setaria_viridis_v4.0, whole genome shotgun sequence genomic window:
- the LOC117838145 gene encoding stress enhanced protein 1, chloroplastic, which translates to MAHPLLSSASPRLRLASAAGNGVPRLSVTSARPTARGSRRNARPRALSVRCEQGAKGGGGGGGLDVWLSRGAMLGFVGVVAVELTTGKGVLQNVGLTAPLPTVALGLTGVVGIFTAFIIFQSGSQD; encoded by the exons ATGGCtcatcccctcctctcctccgcttCTCCTCGCCTCCGTCTCGCCTCCGCAGCAG GCAATGGCGTTCCCCGGCTGTCCGTGACGTCAGCACGCCCCACTGCTCGAGGTAGCAGGAGGAACGCGAGGCCGAGGGCCCTTAGCGTGAGGTGCGAGCAGGGagccaagggcggcggcggcggcggggggctggACGTGTGGCTAAGCCGCGGCGCGATGCTGGGCTTCGTGGGGGTGGTGGCCGTGGAGCTGACCACTGGCAAAGGGGTGCTTCAGAACGTTGGCCTGACCGCCCCGCTGCCGACGGTGGCGCTGGGGCTCACCGGCGTGGTCGGGATCTTCACGGCCTTCATCATCTTCCAATCCGGGTCGCAGGACTGA